The following proteins are co-located in the Pseudomonas antarctica genome:
- the oprI gene encoding outer membrane lipoprotei OprI, which produces MNNVLKFSALALAAVLATGCSSVSKETEARLTATEDAAARSQARADEAYRKADEALAAAQKAQQTADEANERALRMLEKASRK; this is translated from the coding sequence ATGAACAACGTTCTGAAATTCTCTGCTCTGGCTCTGGCCGCAGTTCTGGCTACCGGTTGCAGCAGCGTCTCCAAAGAAACCGAAGCTCGTCTGACTGCAACTGAAGACGCAGCAGCTCGCTCCCAGGCTCGTGCAGACGAAGCCTACCGTAAAGCTGATGAAGCTCTGGCTGCTGCTCAAAAAGCACAACAGACTGCTGACGAAGCTAACGAGCGCGCTCTGCGCATGCTTGAAAAAGCAAGCCGCAAGTAA
- a CDS encoding GNAT family N-acetyltransferase has protein sequence MSEALSIHHDQAGHQFETNVDGHRAYLTYMDLGKQTLDIYRTFVPNALRGRGIAAALTEEALKFAEDAGYTVIPSCSYVERYMERHQRHAAKL, from the coding sequence ATGAGCGAGGCGTTGTCCATCCACCATGACCAGGCTGGTCATCAGTTCGAGACCAATGTGGACGGTCATCGTGCCTATCTGACCTATATGGACCTCGGGAAGCAGACCCTGGACATCTATCGTACCTTCGTGCCCAACGCACTGCGTGGCCGTGGCATTGCTGCTGCGTTGACCGAGGAAGCGTTGAAGTTCGCAGAAGACGCCGGGTACACAGTCATCCCTTCGTGCTCCTACGTCGAACGCTACATGGAGCGCCACCAGCGCCATGCCGCGAAGCTGTAA
- a CDS encoding 3-deoxy-7-phosphoheptulonate synthase has product MADLPINDLNVESNETLITPDQLKREIPLSDAALQTVTKGREVIRDILDGTDHRLFVVIGPCSIHDLKAAHEYAERLKVLAAEVSDTLYLVMRVYFEKPRTTVGWKGLINDPYLDDSFKIQDGLHIGRQLLLDLAEMGLPTATEALDPISPQYLQDLISWSAIGARTTESQTHREMASGLSSAVGFKNGTDGGLTVAINALQSVSSPHRFLGINQEGGVSIVTTKGNAYGHVVLRGGNGKPNYDSVSVALCEQALNKAKIKPNIMVDCSHANSNKDPALQPLVMENVANQILEGNQSIIGLMVESHLNWGCQAIPKDLADLQYGVSITDACIDWAATETTLRSMHAKLKDVLPKRKRT; this is encoded by the coding sequence ATGGCTGATTTACCGATCAATGACCTAAACGTCGAATCCAACGAGACCCTGATCACGCCCGATCAGCTCAAGCGCGAAATCCCTCTGAGCGACGCTGCCCTGCAGACCGTAACCAAGGGTCGCGAAGTCATCCGTGACATTCTCGACGGCACCGACCACCGCCTCTTCGTCGTCATCGGGCCGTGCTCGATCCACGACCTCAAGGCGGCCCACGAATACGCCGAGCGGCTCAAGGTACTGGCGGCGGAAGTGTCCGACACCCTGTACCTGGTGATGCGCGTCTATTTCGAAAAACCGCGGACCACCGTCGGCTGGAAAGGCTTGATCAACGACCCGTACCTGGACGACTCGTTCAAGATTCAGGACGGCTTGCACATTGGTCGTCAGTTGCTGCTGGACCTCGCCGAAATGGGCCTGCCCACCGCCACCGAAGCCCTCGACCCGATCTCCCCGCAATACCTGCAGGACCTGATCAGCTGGTCGGCCATCGGCGCGCGCACCACCGAATCCCAGACCCACCGCGAAATGGCGTCCGGCCTGTCTTCGGCCGTGGGCTTCAAGAACGGCACCGATGGCGGCCTGACGGTCGCGATCAACGCGCTGCAATCGGTGTCCAGCCCGCACCGTTTCCTGGGTATCAACCAGGAAGGTGGCGTGTCCATCGTCACCACCAAGGGCAACGCCTATGGCCACGTGGTATTGCGCGGTGGCAACGGCAAGCCGAACTATGATTCGGTCAGCGTTGCACTGTGCGAACAGGCGCTGAACAAAGCCAAGATCAAGCCGAACATCATGGTCGACTGCAGCCACGCCAACTCCAACAAGGACCCGGCCCTGCAACCGCTGGTGATGGAAAACGTCGCCAACCAGATTCTTGAAGGCAACCAGTCGATTATCGGTCTGATGGTCGAGAGCCACTTGAACTGGGGCTGCCAGGCGATTCCAAAAGACCTGGCCGACTTGCAGTACGGCGTGTCGATCACCGATGCCTGCATCGACTGGGCCGCCACCGAAACCACCCTGCGCAGCATGCACGCCAAGCTCAAGGACGTGTTGCCCAAACGCAAACGCACCTGA
- a CDS encoding PilZ domain-containing protein, with amino-acid sequence MGRFLPHPDDVAVELIQRPSPAIPRQRLHTIGLGGVACNCPRALRQGTAVDLYIPSLGATARYPGYVAWCRKVDQGYRVGISFTDEHALFGARMGEQVCQIERYCRLHEDTEPTPAQLEAMAREWVSRHAVEFSHEAFVAPALD; translated from the coding sequence ATGGGTCGTTTTTTACCTCACCCTGATGATGTCGCTGTCGAGTTGATCCAACGTCCCTCCCCTGCCATTCCCCGGCAACGCCTGCACACTATCGGCCTGGGCGGCGTCGCCTGCAATTGCCCGCGTGCCTTGCGCCAGGGCACAGCCGTTGATTTGTACATCCCGTCCCTTGGCGCCACCGCCCGTTATCCGGGCTATGTAGCCTGGTGCCGCAAAGTCGACCAGGGCTATCGCGTCGGCATCTCTTTTACCGATGAGCACGCGTTGTTCGGTGCACGAATGGGCGAGCAAGTGTGCCAGATAGAACGCTACTGTCGCCTGCACGAAGACACGGAGCCGACCCCTGCCCAGCTCGAAGCCATGGCCCGCGAGTGGGTCTCGCGCCATGCCGTTGAGTTCTCCCACGAGGCTTTTGTGGCGCCAGCGCTGGATTAA
- a CDS encoding putative 2-dehydropantoate 2-reductase → MSAVAPESSPRIGIIGTGAIGGFYGVMLARAGFDVHFLLRSEYAAVSEHGLRLNSTLHGQLHLHPVQAYARAADMPACDWLLVGTKSTGNVDLAPTIAQVAAPDARVVLLQNGLDVEDSLREHLPPSLHLLGGLCYIGVHRAAPGVVEHQALGRVNLGYHSGTAANDEARQKAIVEEGAALFHKAGIESQAMASVHLARWHKLVWNVPYNGLSVLLGTGTTAMMADESSRELIQALMAEVVKGAHACGHEIPASYAEQMFAMTETMVDYLPSMYHDHVHKRPLELAAIYARPLAAAKAAGCELPRMEALYQALSFIDRHNR, encoded by the coding sequence ATGAGCGCAGTTGCACCCGAGTCGTCTCCACGTATTGGCATTATTGGCACCGGTGCGATCGGTGGGTTCTATGGGGTGATGTTGGCGCGGGCCGGGTTCGATGTGCACTTTCTGTTGCGCAGCGAATATGCAGCGGTCAGCGAACATGGCCTGCGCCTCAACAGCACGCTGCATGGCCAGTTGCACCTGCACCCGGTGCAGGCTTATGCCCGCGCCGCCGATATGCCTGCCTGCGATTGGCTGTTGGTCGGGACCAAGTCCACCGGCAATGTGGACCTGGCCCCGACCATCGCTCAGGTCGCAGCGCCGGACGCCAGGGTGGTGCTGTTGCAAAACGGCCTCGACGTCGAAGACAGCCTGCGTGAACACCTGCCGCCGTCGCTGCACCTGCTGGGCGGCCTGTGTTATATCGGCGTGCATCGTGCCGCGCCTGGCGTCGTCGAGCATCAGGCCCTGGGCCGGGTCAATCTGGGTTATCACAGTGGCACGGCGGCCAATGATGAGGCGCGCCAGAAGGCGATTGTCGAAGAGGGCGCCGCGCTCTTTCACAAGGCCGGTATCGAGTCCCAGGCCATGGCCAGCGTCCACTTGGCCCGCTGGCACAAGCTGGTGTGGAATGTGCCTTACAACGGCCTCTCCGTGTTGTTGGGCACCGGCACTACCGCAATGATGGCGGATGAATCGAGCCGCGAACTGATCCAGGCATTGATGGCTGAAGTGGTGAAGGGCGCCCATGCCTGCGGTCATGAAATCCCTGCCAGTTATGCCGAGCAGATGTTCGCCATGACCGAAACCATGGTTGACTACCTGCCGAGCATGTACCACGACCATGTGCACAAACGCCCGCTGGAGTTGGCGGCGATTTACGCACGGCCACTGGCCGCCGCCAAAGCCGCAGGTTGCGAATTGCCACGCATGGAAGCGCTTTATCAGGCATTGAGTTTTATTGATCGGCACAACCGCTGA
- a CDS encoding 5'-nucleotidase has protein sequence MAKGLGDKLVLAISSRALFDLSDSHKVYLAEGVEAYRKYQIEHEEETLEPGDAFPLVKKLLSLNASLGRARVEVVLVSRNSADTGLRVFNSIQHYGLDISRAAFVGGRSPYPYLAAFGCHLFLSTHAEDVRSALDAGFAAATILSGGARRASSEELRIAFDGDAVLFSDESERVYQAGGLEAFQASERESARQPLHGGPFKGFLAALNLLQREFADDACPIRTALVTARSAPSHERVIRTLREWDIRLDESLFLGGLEKSAFLEAFAADVFFDDQAGHCEKAREVVATGHVPHGISNELKIQTER, from the coding sequence ATGGCGAAAGGATTGGGCGACAAGTTGGTGCTGGCGATTTCGTCGCGGGCACTGTTCGACCTGAGCGACAGCCACAAGGTCTACCTGGCCGAAGGTGTGGAGGCTTACCGCAAATACCAGATCGAACACGAGGAAGAAACCCTCGAGCCCGGCGACGCGTTCCCACTGGTCAAGAAGTTGCTCAGTCTTAACGCCAGCCTGGGGCGTGCTCGCGTCGAGGTGGTATTGGTGTCGCGCAACAGTGCCGATACCGGCTTGCGGGTGTTCAATTCGATCCAGCATTACGGTCTGGATATTTCCCGCGCTGCTTTCGTCGGCGGGCGTAGTCCCTATCCTTATTTGGCTGCATTTGGTTGCCATCTGTTTCTTTCGACCCATGCTGAAGACGTGCGCAGCGCACTCGATGCCGGTTTTGCGGCGGCGACGATTCTGTCGGGCGGTGCGCGTCGGGCATCGAGTGAAGAACTGCGGATTGCGTTCGACGGTGATGCAGTGCTGTTTTCCGATGAGTCGGAGCGTGTGTACCAGGCCGGCGGGCTGGAGGCGTTTCAGGCCAGCGAGCGCGAGTCGGCGCGCCAGCCTTTGCACGGCGGTCCGTTCAAGGGCTTCCTTGCGGCGCTCAACCTGTTGCAACGTGAGTTCGCGGATGACGCGTGCCCGATCCGCACGGCGCTGGTGACTGCGCGCTCGGCGCCCTCCCATGAGCGCGTGATTCGCACATTGCGCGAATGGGATATCCGCCTGGACGAGTCACTGTTCCTCGGCGGCCTGGAGAAATCTGCATTTCTGGAGGCGTTTGCCGCTGACGTGTTTTTCGATGACCAGGCCGGTCATTGTGAGAAAGCCAGGGAGGTGGTGGCCACCGGGCATGTGCCCCATGGCATCAGTAATGAGTTGAAAATCCAGACCGAGCGCTAA
- a CDS encoding universal stress protein: MIRSMLYATDLGLYAPYVMQHALALARTFKADLYVIHVVEPIGLFAESVLQSYLDEKALSEWQSQGLNTVMATIEQRVLDSFREELGDGEQDLKLIRSVRVIQGDPCEVILDQLRKLSVDLLIVGSHSHATAAATPLGRTAARVLQLATVPVYMVPSLQRRRSDDS, encoded by the coding sequence ATGATTCGTTCGATGCTGTATGCCACGGACCTTGGTCTGTATGCGCCTTATGTCATGCAGCACGCGCTGGCGCTGGCCCGAACGTTCAAGGCGGATTTGTATGTGATCCATGTGGTCGAGCCGATTGGGCTGTTCGCCGAATCGGTGTTGCAGAGCTATCTTGATGAGAAAGCCTTGAGTGAATGGCAGAGCCAGGGGCTTAACACCGTGATGGCGACGATTGAGCAGCGGGTACTGGACAGTTTTCGCGAGGAGTTGGGGGACGGGGAGCAAGACTTGAAGTTGATTCGCTCGGTGCGTGTGATTCAGGGGGACCCGTGCGAGGTGATTCTCGACCAGCTGCGTAAACTTTCCGTCGACCTGTTGATCGTAGGTAGTCACAGCCATGCAACCGCCGCCGCCACACCGCTTGGGCGCACGGCAGCGAGGGTGCTGCAACTGGCGACAGTGCCGGTTTACATGGTGCCGTCGCTGCAGCGTCGGCGCAGTGATGACAGTTGA
- the cysB gene encoding HTH-type transcriptional regulator CysB, whose product MKLQQLRYIWEVAHHDLNVSATAQSLYTSQPGISKQIRLLEDELGVEVFARSGKHLTRVTPAGERIITTAGEILRKVESIKQIAQEFSNEKKGTLSIATTHTQARYALPPVIRDFIKQYPDVALHMHQGSPMQIAEMAADGTVDFAIATEALELFGDLVMMPCYRWNRCVVVPQGHPLAKLPKLTLEALAEYPIVTYVFGFTGRSKLDEAFSHRGLTPKVVFTAADADVIKTYVRLGLGVGIVAKMAVDTNLDKDLVVLDASELFESSVTKIGFRRGTFLRGFMCDFIEKFAPHLTREVMAKAIQCHNKQELEELFDGVELPVH is encoded by the coding sequence ATGAAGCTTCAACAACTGCGCTACATCTGGGAAGTGGCGCACCACGACCTCAACGTTTCCGCTACCGCTCAAAGCCTCTACACCTCGCAACCCGGTATCAGCAAGCAGATCCGCCTGCTCGAAGACGAGCTGGGCGTCGAAGTGTTCGCGCGCAGCGGCAAGCACCTGACCCGCGTCACCCCGGCTGGCGAGCGCATCATCACCACCGCCGGCGAGATCCTGCGTAAAGTCGAAAGCATCAAGCAGATTGCCCAGGAGTTCTCCAACGAGAAGAAAGGCACCCTGTCGATCGCCACCACCCACACCCAGGCGCGTTATGCCTTGCCGCCGGTGATCCGCGATTTCATCAAGCAATACCCCGACGTGGCGTTGCACATGCACCAGGGTTCGCCGATGCAGATCGCCGAGATGGCCGCTGATGGCACCGTTGACTTCGCCATTGCCACCGAAGCCCTGGAGCTGTTCGGCGACCTGGTGATGATGCCGTGCTACCGCTGGAACCGTTGCGTCGTCGTGCCCCAGGGTCACCCGCTGGCCAAGCTGCCGAAGTTGACCCTGGAAGCCCTGGCTGAATACCCGATCGTGACTTACGTGTTCGGTTTTACCGGCCGCTCCAAGCTCGACGAAGCCTTCAGCCATCGCGGCCTCACCCCGAAAGTGGTGTTCACCGCCGCCGACGCCGACGTGATCAAGACTTACGTGCGCCTGGGCCTGGGCGTGGGGATCGTCGCCAAGATGGCGGTCGACACCAACCTCGACAAAGACCTGGTGGTACTCGACGCCAGTGAGCTGTTCGAGTCCAGCGTGACCAAAATCGGCTTCCGTCGTGGCACATTCCTGCGCGGCTTCATGTGCGATTTCATCGAGAAGTTCGCACCGCACTTGACCCGCGAAGTCATGGCCAAGGCGATCCAGTGCCACAACAAGCAGGAACTGGAAGAGCTGTTCGACGGCGTAGAATTGCCCGTCCACTGA
- a CDS encoding GreA/GreB family elongation factor has translation MNKHAVHQLILEKLTVDLDIAQRAAQTAYETATHEENIAENKYDTLGLEASYLAAGQAKRVEEIKQALTLCHTLQLRAYDDQRGIEVGALLGLEDENGRQQWLFLAPDAAGLKVDVVGQPITVITPRSPLGKSLLGKFKGDEVEILVAGARQHFTVTEAK, from the coding sequence ATGAATAAACACGCCGTTCACCAGTTGATCCTGGAAAAGCTCACCGTCGACCTCGACATCGCCCAGCGCGCCGCGCAGACCGCCTACGAAACCGCGACCCACGAAGAAAACATTGCGGAAAACAAGTACGACACGCTGGGGCTGGAAGCTTCCTACCTGGCGGCCGGGCAGGCCAAACGCGTCGAGGAAATCAAACAGGCGCTGACGCTGTGCCACACCCTGCAACTGCGTGCTTATGATGATCAGCGCGGCATAGAAGTCGGTGCGCTACTGGGGCTGGAGGACGAGAACGGTCGCCAGCAGTGGCTGTTCCTGGCGCCGGATGCAGCAGGTCTGAAAGTGGATGTGGTGGGGCAACCAATAACTGTCATCACCCCGCGCTCGCCTCTGGGCAAAAGCCTGTTGGGCAAGTTCAAAGGTGATGAGGTGGAGATTCTGGTGGCAGGCGCTCGGCAACATTTTACGGTTACCGAGGCCAAATAA
- the earP gene encoding elongation factor P maturation arginine rhamnosyltransferase EarP, with amino-acid sequence MKARWDIFCSVVDNYGDIGVTWRLARQLVVEHGCEVRLWVDDLRAFERMCPEIDVRLDQQWQEGVEVRHWPAPWHDTPSADVVIAAFACQLPPDYMEAMAARERTPLWMNLDYLSAEDWVVGCHRLPSVKFKGVQKYFFFPGFRPGTGGLLRESGLLEQRHAFQQDRAAQQQFLQALGVFPAIGARLMSLFAYENAGLASWLEVLATDGRATHLLVPEGRILGDVQRWLGVEGLAVGDIHQRDALTVQVLPFVRQEQYDRLLWCCDFNAVRGEDSFVRAQWAGRPLLWHIYRQDEDIHLDKLDAFLELYTAALSPAAKAALVALWQAWNADGDMAQPWKMLLEHWPEVSQNAETWCLEQGLQADLATALVQFYESWI; translated from the coding sequence ATGAAAGCCCGCTGGGATATTTTTTGCAGCGTCGTCGACAACTACGGCGACATTGGCGTGACCTGGCGCCTGGCCCGGCAATTGGTGGTGGAGCATGGGTGCGAAGTGCGCTTGTGGGTCGATGACCTGCGCGCCTTCGAGCGCATGTGCCCCGAAATTGATGTGCGACTGGACCAGCAATGGCAAGAGGGTGTGGAGGTTCGCCACTGGCCGGCGCCGTGGCACGACACGCCCTCTGCCGATGTCGTGATTGCCGCGTTCGCTTGCCAGTTGCCGCCCGATTATATGGAAGCCATGGCCGCGCGGGAACGCACGCCGTTGTGGATGAACCTGGATTACCTTAGCGCTGAAGACTGGGTGGTGGGGTGCCATCGCTTGCCGTCGGTGAAGTTCAAGGGCGTGCAGAAGTACTTTTTCTTCCCTGGCTTTCGCCCGGGTACGGGTGGGTTGCTGCGAGAGTCCGGCTTGCTGGAGCAGCGTCATGCCTTTCAGCAGGATCGCGCCGCGCAGCAACAATTCCTGCAAGCGCTGGGCGTATTTCCTGCGATCGGTGCACGGTTGATGTCGCTGTTTGCCTACGAAAACGCCGGGCTCGCCAGTTGGCTGGAGGTGTTGGCGACGGACGGGCGTGCCACTCATCTATTGGTGCCGGAAGGGCGCATCCTCGGCGATGTACAGCGTTGGCTCGGTGTAGAAGGGCTGGCGGTGGGGGATATCCATCAGCGTGATGCCCTGACCGTGCAGGTACTGCCGTTCGTACGCCAGGAACAATATGACCGCCTGCTGTGGTGCTGCGACTTCAACGCCGTGCGCGGCGAAGACTCGTTCGTACGCGCCCAGTGGGCCGGGCGCCCGTTGTTGTGGCACATCTATCGCCAGGATGAAGACATCCACCTGGACAAGCTTGATGCTTTTCTCGAGCTCTACACCGCGGCCTTATCGCCGGCAGCCAAAGCCGCGCTGGTTGCGCTCTGGCAAGCCTGGAACGCTGATGGCGATATGGCACAACCGTGGAAAATGCTGTTGGAGCACTGGCCTGAGGTGTCTCAGAACGCCGAGACGTGGTGTCTGGAACAAGGCTTGCAGGCCGATCTTGCGACGGCGCTGGTACAGTTTTATGAAAGTTGGATATGA
- a CDS encoding elongation factor P, whose product MKTGKELKPGTVIRLENDPWLVQKAEFTKSGRNSAIMKTKLKNLLTGYKTEIVYSADDKLDDVILDRKEATLSFISGDTYTFMDTSDYTMYELNAEDIEAVLPFVEEGMEDVCEAIFFEDRLVSVELPTTIVRQVDYTEGSARGDTSGKVMKPAKLKNGTELAVADFIEIGDMIEIDTREGGSYKGRAKK is encoded by the coding sequence ATGAAAACTGGTAAAGAACTGAAACCCGGTACAGTGATCCGTCTCGAAAACGACCCTTGGCTGGTTCAGAAAGCTGAGTTCACCAAGTCTGGTCGTAACAGCGCAATCATGAAGACCAAGCTGAAGAACCTGCTGACCGGTTACAAGACCGAGATCGTCTACAGCGCCGATGACAAACTGGACGACGTGATCCTCGACCGCAAAGAAGCGACCCTGTCCTTCATCAGCGGCGACACCTACACGTTCATGGACACTTCCGACTACACCATGTACGAACTGAACGCTGAAGATATCGAAGCCGTTCTGCCGTTCGTGGAAGAAGGTATGGAAGACGTCTGCGAAGCTATCTTCTTTGAAGACCGCCTGGTTTCCGTAGAGCTGCCAACCACCATCGTGCGTCAGGTTGACTACACCGAAGGTTCCGCTCGCGGCGACACTTCGGGCAAGGTAATGAAGCCTGCCAAATTGAAAAACGGTACCGAACTGGCCGTTGCAGACTTCATCGAGATCGGCGACATGATCGAGATCGACACCCGCGAAGGCGGTTCGTACAAAGGCCGCGCCAAGAAGTAA
- a CDS encoding organic hydroperoxide resistance protein has protein sequence MQTLYTAVATATGGRDGRAVSSDNILDVKLSTPKELGGAGGQATNPEQLFAAGYSACFIGALKFVASQTKRKIPDDASITAHVGIGQIPGGFGLDIDLHVSLPGLAQDDAQSLVDAAHQVCPYSNATRGNVDVRLHVTV, from the coding sequence ATGCAAACTCTCTATACCGCAGTAGCCACCGCCACCGGCGGCCGTGATGGTCGTGCGGTTTCCAGCGACAACATCCTCGACGTCAAACTTTCTACCCCCAAAGAGCTGGGCGGTGCCGGCGGCCAAGCCACCAACCCTGAACAACTGTTTGCCGCCGGCTACTCGGCTTGCTTTATCGGTGCCCTGAAGTTCGTCGCCAGCCAGACCAAGCGCAAAATCCCGGATGACGCTTCGATCACCGCCCACGTCGGCATTGGTCAAATCCCCGGTGGTTTCGGCCTGGACATCGACCTGCACGTGAGCCTGCCGGGCCTGGCCCAAGATGATGCGCAAAGCCTGGTCGATGCCGCTCACCAAGTCTGCCCATACTCCAACGCCACCCGTGGCAACGTCGATGTGCGCCTGCACGTGACGGTCTGA
- a CDS encoding MarR family winged helix-turn-helix transcriptional regulator has protein sequence MSKNPAPCESLMLDNQLCFALHSTSLLMTKVYKPLLQALGLTYPQYLAMMVLWEEDGLTVGEISSRLLTDPGSLTPLLKRLEAEGLLSRTRSREDERVVVVELTAAGRGLQEKAKGIPHCILGASGLELEQLRTLQSDLIALRGKLQANV, from the coding sequence ATGAGCAAAAATCCCGCCCCTTGCGAATCCCTGATGCTGGACAACCAGCTGTGTTTCGCCCTGCACTCCACTTCGCTGCTGATGACCAAGGTTTACAAGCCTTTGCTGCAAGCCCTCGGCCTGACCTATCCGCAGTACCTGGCCATGATGGTGCTGTGGGAAGAAGATGGTTTGACCGTCGGCGAAATCAGCAGCCGTCTGCTGACCGATCCGGGCTCCCTGACACCCTTGCTCAAGCGCCTGGAAGCCGAAGGCCTGCTCAGCCGCACCCGCAGCCGTGAAGATGAGCGCGTGGTAGTGGTGGAGCTCACCGCCGCCGGCCGCGGCTTGCAGGAAAAAGCCAAGGGGATTCCCCACTGCATCCTCGGCGCCAGCGGCCTGGAGCTGGAGCAGTTGCGCACGTTGCAAAGCGATTTGATTGCATTGCGGGGAAAGCTGCAGGCTAACGTCTGA
- a CDS encoding LysR family transcriptional regulator, with translation MNPNTLTDQLGLFLDVLETGSFSAAARRHPLTPSAVARRIDSLENSVGSRLFQRSTHAVVPTPAGLAFAERARRIVSELQLARAEAVSLSHAPEGLIRVDAPAAFGRRHLAPVIADFLNVYPGLDVHLHLIDSFVDMQGAHLGKVDLVLRAGHIVDTRLIATPLASIVRIACASPAYLKNRGTPTHPRDLSEHDGLDWDGLAPMFAWRFELDGRRATYRPRRIRMSANNAEALLSGALAGLGIAHLPTWLASEYLVRGELLPLFCENGLPSPETTGIYALRLEQQANARSRLLLEYLKSRFSPVPPWDLALQSGLV, from the coding sequence ATGAACCCGAATACCCTGACTGATCAACTGGGCCTGTTTCTTGATGTACTCGAGACCGGTAGCTTTTCCGCCGCCGCCCGCCGCCATCCTCTGACCCCGTCGGCAGTGGCCCGGCGCATCGACAGCCTGGAAAACTCGGTGGGCAGCCGCTTGTTTCAGCGCAGCACCCACGCGGTGGTGCCGACCCCGGCCGGCCTGGCCTTTGCGGAGCGAGCGCGGCGAATCGTCAGCGAGTTGCAGTTGGCGCGTGCCGAGGCGGTGTCGTTGAGCCATGCGCCGGAAGGCTTGATTCGTGTGGACGCCCCGGCCGCGTTCGGGCGACGGCACTTGGCGCCGGTGATTGCGGACTTTTTGAACGTATACCCGGGGCTGGATGTGCACCTGCATTTGATCGACAGTTTCGTCGATATGCAGGGAGCGCACCTGGGCAAGGTCGACCTGGTGCTGCGCGCCGGGCATATCGTCGATACCCGCCTTATCGCCACACCCTTGGCCAGCATCGTGCGTATCGCCTGCGCCAGCCCGGCGTACCTGAAAAACCGTGGCACGCCGACCCATCCCCGGGACCTGAGCGAGCATGACGGGCTCGACTGGGACGGCCTGGCGCCGATGTTCGCCTGGCGCTTTGAACTAGACGGGCGCCGCGCCACCTATCGCCCGCGGCGCATTCGCATGAGTGCCAATAACGCCGAAGCGCTGCTCTCGGGCGCTCTCGCCGGGCTGGGTATTGCGCATCTGCCGACCTGGCTGGCCAGTGAATACCTGGTGCGTGGCGAACTGCTGCCACTGTTTTGCGAAAACGGCCTGCCCAGCCCGGAAACCACCGGCATCTATGCCCTGCGCCTGGAGCAGCAGGCCAATGCCCGTAGCCGGTTGTTGCTGGAATACCTCAAGTCGCGCTTCAGCCCCGTGCCACCGTGGGATCTGGCACTGCAAAGCGGCCTGGTCTGA
- a CDS encoding sulfite exporter TauE/SafE family protein: MLDLAMYLVLGAALGTVGGLFGIGGGLIAIPVLGVLFGLDQQLAQGTALVMVVPNVMLALWRYHQRNRIELRHALPLGVMGFCFAWLGSIWAVGLDAGAMRIGFIAFLLTLSAYNLLRMFTRNAPPTAQMRYSWPWLGVLGAASGSMGGLFGVGGAVVATPVLTSLFGTSQVVAQGLSLALALPSTGVTLVTYAWHHEVDWMIGVPLAVGGLLSISWGVKVAHALPERVLRGLFCGFLAVCAVMLTFKV, encoded by the coding sequence GTGTTGGATCTAGCGATGTATCTGGTATTGGGCGCGGCCCTCGGCACCGTGGGCGGCCTGTTCGGCATTGGTGGCGGGTTGATTGCGATCCCGGTACTCGGCGTGTTGTTCGGCCTCGATCAACAGCTTGCCCAAGGCACGGCGCTGGTGATGGTGGTGCCCAACGTAATGCTGGCCCTGTGGCGTTACCACCAGCGCAACCGCATCGAACTGCGCCACGCGCTACCGTTGGGCGTCATGGGCTTCTGCTTCGCCTGGCTCGGCTCGATCTGGGCAGTCGGCCTGGATGCCGGCGCCATGCGCATCGGTTTTATCGCGTTCTTGCTGACGCTGTCGGCGTACAACCTGTTGCGCATGTTCACCCGTAATGCGCCACCGACTGCGCAGATGCGGTATTCCTGGCCCTGGCTCGGCGTGCTGGGTGCCGCCTCCGGCTCCATGGGCGGTTTGTTTGGAGTGGGCGGGGCGGTGGTCGCCACGCCGGTGTTGACCAGCCTGTTCGGCACCTCCCAGGTGGTCGCCCAAGGCCTGTCCCTGGCCTTGGCGTTGCCCAGCACCGGCGTCACCCTGGTCACCTACGCCTGGCACCACGAGGTGGACTGGATGATCGGCGTTCCACTGGCGGTGGGTGGCCTGTTGAGTATCAGTTGGGGCGTGAAAGTTGCCCACGCGCTGCCGGAGCGGGTGCTGCGCGGCTTGTTCTGCGGTTTTCTGGCGGTGTGCGCGGTGATGCTGACCTTTAAAGTTTGA